Proteins co-encoded in one Arachis hypogaea cultivar Tifrunner chromosome 13, arahy.Tifrunner.gnm2.J5K5, whole genome shotgun sequence genomic window:
- the LOC112737097 gene encoding TMV resistance protein N isoform X2: protein MLKTLHEVMHFRFFLSFRGKDTRETFTGYLYEALCREGIITFMDDEYLTEGETIRPQLFKAIEDSKVSIVVFSENYATSAWCLDELVKILQCHKEKNQLVFPIFYKVEPSDVRHQNNSYKQAMDAHEIRYCYESHKVQKWKEALAEISNMKGFHLTQGYEFEFIQDIVNKISTKVSAKQLPIEEHVVGLQYQVARLKSILDIESNDNTFMLGILGIGGIGKTTLAKALYNSLCNQFEGACFLFNVRETSSQEKGKVCLQQMLLSKILQKGKVKLGSVDEGISTLKERLCTKRVLMVLDDVDKIEQLQALAGGCAWFGSGSRIIITTRDKYLLAVHQVKRIYNMPMLNEHDSLQLFCQNAFKTSSPPTNYVDMCNRAIRYAKGLALALKVIGSNLIDKDLKEGKSALDKYEKNPHIDIQSILRISYDSLQHNEKEIFLDIACFFNGMRLDYVKRILDGCGFYSEDGIRILIDKSLIAIEHGYLRMHDLIKDMGRDIVKQEAPKEAGERSRLWFREDVLEVLTKNTGSAKIEGIKLDLPEGVNWSDTVFKKMKKLRILIVRNTSFPSWPIYLPNQLKLLDWKGYPSKSLPPGFYPEQIAAFNLRFSLLVLKRPFQKFDHLTYMNFSCCQSITKFPDVSGAKSLRELILDRCKKLVKVDDSIGFLPNLVYLSASECTQLRSFLPQISLPSLEYLSFDLCSRLAHFPDILGKNDKPLKISLRHTALRELSDSFAELSGLGYLDMTGCKELKYLPSSLFMLPNFVTLKIGGCSQLRELLTSFKGRLSEAEHRPKLETLDFSNACLSNEDLHVIMQSFPNLKDLNVLSNYFVSCPESIKKSICLRSLDVSYCLKLQEIPELPSNVQKLNARHCNSLTADTSSMLWSQVCKEINKLQVLMPQTDIPDWFDYRDQGGIPIFWARCKFPAVALAFMFGKMNYQEVELHLFIDSEHVNVQRQHKHTLNIAENHVLLCDLRAFFNDEEWERLDARIGHDNNWKQVQVVCEPDTSLREWGVYVYKKETNMNDIQFTCPYPESSKLQSLLVITNTKTISREDDMEIESARASSSSVEETSASIVQALEASYSKHGVLHVNSNSCAQTCSLCCSALLSSYRRLLCCTCRCRIDDDEPCGEARMTKAQPARLMLDDNLNCCAQSCSLCFSALLSSFRRLLCGICSRLDNDEPYGEVKMTKAQPGPMISRPQEESTENVDEERVPSSFSHSLQTVVENLKRLTAPREDKGWSHGEDCYNSELSDVDFEDDGEGDLDMEA from the exons ATGCTCAAAACCCTTCATGAAGTTATGCATTTTCGGT TTTTCTTGAGTTTCAGGGGTAAAGACACGCGTGAAACATTCACAGGGTATCTCTATGAAGCTTTGTGCCGCGAGGGAATCATCACCTTCATGGATGATGAATATCTAACAGAAGGAGAAACAATTCGACCTCAACTCTTCAAAGCCATTGAAGACTCAAAGGTTTCAATCGTTGTTTTCTCTGAAAATTACGCAACCTCAGCATGGTGTCTTGATGAGCTTGTCAAGATCCTCCAATGTCACAAGGAGAAGAACCAGCTCGTTTTTCCAATCTTCTACAAAGTAGAGCCCTCTGATGTAAGGCATCAGAATAATAGTTACAAGCAAGCCATGGATGCTCATGAAATTAGGTATTGTTATGAGTCTCACAAGGTTCAGAAGTGGAAGGAAGCTTTGGCTGAAATCTCCAACATGAAAGGGTTTCATTTGACACAAGG CTATGAATTTGAGTTTATTCAAGATATTGTGAACAAGATCAGTACTAAAGTATCTGCTAAGCAACTGCCCATTGAGGAGCATGTAGTTGGATTGCAATACCAAGTTGCAAGACTGAAGTCCATTCTAGATATTGAGTCTAATGACAACACATTCATGTTAGGGATTCTTGGAATCGGCGGAATTGGCAAAACAACACTTGCAAAAGCTTTGTATAACTCTCTCTGCAATCAGTTTGAAGGTGCTTGTTTTCTTTTCAATGTGAGAGAAACTTCAAGTCAAGAAAAGGGTAAAGTATGCCTACAACAAATGCTACTGTCAAAAATTCTTCAGAAGGGAAAAGTCAAGTTGGGCAGTGTTGATGAAGGAATCTCCACATTAAAAGAGAGACTTTGCACAAAAAGAGTTCTTATGGTTCTTGATGATGTTGATAAAATTGAACAGTTACAAGCACTAGCAGGAGGATGTGCTTGGTTTGGTTCTGGAAGTAGGATTATCATAACGACAAGGGATAAATATTTGCTAGCAGTTCATCAGGTCAAAAGGATTTATAATATGCCAATGCTAAATGAACATGATTCTCTCCAGCTGTTTTGTCAGAATGCATTCAAAACTAGTAGCCCGCCCACAAACTATGTAGACATGTGCAATCGAGCAATTCGATATGCCAAAGGCCTTGCATTAGCTTTAAAAGTTATAGGCTCGAATTTGATTGACAAAGATTTGAAAGAGGGGAAGTCTGCACTGGACAAATATGAAAAGAATCCTCATATAGATATTCAAAGTATTCTTAGAATAAGCTATGACAGTCTGCAGCACAATGAAAAGGAGATTTTCCTTGACATAGCATGCTTCTTTAATGGAATGAGATTGGATTATGTTAAAAGAATACTAGATGGGTGTGGATTCTACTCAGAAGATGGTATCAGAATATTAATTGATAAATCTCTCATAGCTATTGAACATGGTTACTTGAGGATGCATGACTTAATAAAGGACATGGGTAGAGACATTGTTAAGCAGGAGGCACCAAAAGAAGCCGGCGAACGAAGCAGATTATGGTTTCGAGAAGATGTTCTTGAAGTACTAACAAAAAATACA GGAAGTGCTAAAATTGAAGGTATAAAGCTTGATTTGCCAGAAGGGGTTAATTGGAGTGATACTGTctttaagaagatgaagaaacttAGGATTCTTATCGTTCGAAACACGAGTTTCCCATCTTGGCCTATTTATCTGCCGAATCAATTAAAGCTGCTTGATTGGAAGGGATATCCTTCAAAATCCCTTCCACCTGGCTTTTATCCCGAGCAAATTGCTGCCTTCAATTTACGCTTTAGTCTTCTTGTATTGAAAAGGCCATTTCAG AAATTTGATCATTTGACCTACATGAATTTCTCTTGCTGTCAGTCCATCACTAAATTCCCTGATGTGTCTGGAGCAAAAAGTTTAAGAGAATTGATACTTGATCGTTGTAAGAAACTGGTTAAGGTTGATGACTCAATTGGTTTTCTTCCTAACCTTGTTTATTTGAGTGCTTCAGAATGCACTCAACTGAGGAGTTTTCTGCCTCAAATCTCTTTGCCATCTCTTGAATATCTTAGCTTTGACTTGTGTAGTAGACTTGCACATTTCCCAGATATACTGGGAAAGAATGATAAGCCATTAAAAATTTCTCTGAGACATACTGCTTTAAGAGAGCTTTCAGATTCTTTTGCTGAACTTAGTGGACTTGGCTATTTAGATATGACAGGTTGTAAGGAACTAAAATATCTACCAAGTAGCTTGTTTATGTTGCCAAATTTTGTCACCTTAAAAATTGGAGGATGTTCCCAACTTCGAGAATTATTAACAAGTTTCAAAGGAAGGCTTTCTGAAGCAGAGCACCGGCCAAAGTTAGAGACCTTGGATTTTAGCAATGCATGTTTGTCAAATGAAGATCTTCATGTAATTATGCAGAGTTTTCCAAACTTGAAAGACTTAAACGTATTGTCAAACTATTTTGTGTCATGCCCAGAAAGCATTAAAAAGTCTATTTGCTTGAGAAGTCTTGATGTGAGCTACTGCCTTAAGCTTCAAGAAATTCCAGAACTTCCCTCTAACGTTCAAAAATTAAATGCAAGACATTGCAATTCCTTGACAGCAGATACGTCAAGCATGCTATGGTCACAG GTGTGTAAAGAGATAAACAAATTACAAGTCTTGATGCCACAGACAGATATTCCAGATTGGTTCGACTATCGTGATCAAGGCGGAATTCCCATCTTCTGGGCACGTTGCAAGTTCCCTGCTGTGGCTCTAGCATTCATGTTTGGCAAAATGAACTACCAAGAAGTTGAGCTTCACTTGTTTATCGACAGCGAGCATGTAAATGTCCAGCGCCAACACAAGCATACTTTAAATATTGCAGAAAATCATGTTCTTCTGTGTGACCTTCGAGCTTTCTTCAACGATGAGGAATGGGAGAGGCTTGATGCACGCATTGGACATGATAATAACTGGAAGCAAGTTCAGGTGGTGTGTGAACCAGACACAAGCCTAAGAGAATGGGGAGTGTATGTGtacaaaaaagaaacaaacatgaaTGATATCCAATTCACATGTCCATATCCTGAGTCCTCAAAGCTACAATCCTTGCTAGTTATTACAAATACTAAAACCATATCAAGAGAGGATGATATGGAAATAGAAAGTGCAAGGGCTTCTTCAAGCTCAGTTGAAGAGACATCAGCTAGTATTGTACAAGCTTTAGAAGCATCATACTCAAAACATGGTGTGCTACATGTTAATTCAAATAGTTGTGCTCAAACTTGTAGCCTCTGTTGCTCAGCATTACTTTCAAGTTACAGGAGACTGCTTTGCTGTACCTGCAGATGTAGGATTGATGATGATGAGCCTTGTGGAGAAGCACGGATGACAAAGGCGCAGCCAGCGCGACTCATGCTAGATGATAATTTAAATTGTTGTGCTCAATCCTGTAGCCTCTGCTTCTCAGCATTACTTTCAAGTTTCAGGAGACTGCTTTGTGGTATCTGTAGTAGGCTTGATAATGATGAGCCTTATGGAGAAGTAAAGATGACAAAGGCACAGCCAGGGCCAATGATTTCAAGACCACAAGAAGAATCAACTGAAAATGTTGATGAGGAGCGTGTTCCTTCTTCCTTCTCACACAGCCTACAAACTGTGGTGGAAAACTTGAAGAGGCTTACAGCTCCAAGAGAAGACAAAGGTTGGAGCCATGGAGAAGACTGTTATAACTCAGAATTGAGTGATGTTGATTTTGAGGACGATGGGGAAGGAGACTTGGACATGGAAGCATAG
- the LOC112737097 gene encoding TMV resistance protein N isoform X3: MDDEYLTEGETIRPQLFKAIEDSKVSIVVFSENYATSAWCLDELVKILQCHKEKNQLVFPIFYKVEPSDVRHQNNSYKQAMDAHEIRYCYESHKVQKWKEALAEISNMKGFHLTQGYEFEFIQDIVNKISTKVSAKQLPIEEHVVGLQYQVARLKSILDIESNDNTFMLGILGIGGIGKTTLAKALYNSLCNQFEGACFLFNVRETSSQEKGKVCLQQMLLSKILQKGKVKLGSVDEGISTLKERLCTKRVLMVLDDVDKIEQLQALAGGCAWFGSGSRIIITTRDKYLLAVHQVKRIYNMPMLNEHDSLQLFCQNAFKTSSPPTNYVDMCNRAIRYAKGLALALKVIGSNLIDKDLKEGKSALDKYEKNPHIDIQSILRISYDSLQHNEKEIFLDIACFFNGMRLDYVKRILDGCGFYSEDGIRILIDKSLIAIEHGYLRMHDLIKDMGRDIVKQEAPKEAGERSRLWFREDVLEVLTKNTGSAKIEGIKLDLPEGVNWSDTVFKKMKKLRILIVRNTSFPSWPIYLPNQLKLLDWKGYPSKSLPPGFYPEQIAAFNLRFSLLVLKRPFQKFDHLTYMNFSCCQSITKFPDVSGAKSLRELILDRCKKLVKVDDSIGFLPNLVYLSASECTQLRSFLPQISLPSLEYLSFDLCSRLAHFPDILGKNDKPLKISLRHTALRELSDSFAELSGLGYLDMTGCKELKYLPSSLFMLPNFVTLKIGGCSQLRELLTSFKGRLSEAEHRPKLETLDFSNACLSNEDLHVIMQSFPNLKDLNVLSNYFVSCPESIKKSICLRSLDVSYCLKLQEIPELPSNVQKLNARHCNSLTADTSSMLWSQVCKEINKLQVLMPQTDIPDWFDYRDQGGIPIFWARCKFPAVALAFMFGKMNYQEVELHLFIDSEHVNVQRQHKHTLNIAENHVLLCDLRAFFNDEEWERLDARIGHDNNWKQVQVVCEPDTSLREWGVYVYKKETNMNDIQFTCPYPESSKLQSLLVITNTKTISREDDMEIESARASSSSVEETSASIVQALEASYSKHGVLHVNSNSCAQTCSLCCSALLSSYRRLLCCTCRCRIDDDEPCGEARMTKAQPARLMLDDNLNCCAQSCSLCFSALLSSFRRLLCGICSRLDNDEPYGEVKMTKAQPGPMISRPQEESTENVDEERVPSSFSHSLQTVVENLKRLTAPREDKGWSHGEDCYNSELSDVDFEDDGEGDLDMEA; encoded by the exons ATGGATGATGAATATCTAACAGAAGGAGAAACAATTCGACCTCAACTCTTCAAAGCCATTGAAGACTCAAAGGTTTCAATCGTTGTTTTCTCTGAAAATTACGCAACCTCAGCATGGTGTCTTGATGAGCTTGTCAAGATCCTCCAATGTCACAAGGAGAAGAACCAGCTCGTTTTTCCAATCTTCTACAAAGTAGAGCCCTCTGATGTAAGGCATCAGAATAATAGTTACAAGCAAGCCATGGATGCTCATGAAATTAGGTATTGTTATGAGTCTCACAAGGTTCAGAAGTGGAAGGAAGCTTTGGCTGAAATCTCCAACATGAAAGGGTTTCATTTGACACAAGG CTATGAATTTGAGTTTATTCAAGATATTGTGAACAAGATCAGTACTAAAGTATCTGCTAAGCAACTGCCCATTGAGGAGCATGTAGTTGGATTGCAATACCAAGTTGCAAGACTGAAGTCCATTCTAGATATTGAGTCTAATGACAACACATTCATGTTAGGGATTCTTGGAATCGGCGGAATTGGCAAAACAACACTTGCAAAAGCTTTGTATAACTCTCTCTGCAATCAGTTTGAAGGTGCTTGTTTTCTTTTCAATGTGAGAGAAACTTCAAGTCAAGAAAAGGGTAAAGTATGCCTACAACAAATGCTACTGTCAAAAATTCTTCAGAAGGGAAAAGTCAAGTTGGGCAGTGTTGATGAAGGAATCTCCACATTAAAAGAGAGACTTTGCACAAAAAGAGTTCTTATGGTTCTTGATGATGTTGATAAAATTGAACAGTTACAAGCACTAGCAGGAGGATGTGCTTGGTTTGGTTCTGGAAGTAGGATTATCATAACGACAAGGGATAAATATTTGCTAGCAGTTCATCAGGTCAAAAGGATTTATAATATGCCAATGCTAAATGAACATGATTCTCTCCAGCTGTTTTGTCAGAATGCATTCAAAACTAGTAGCCCGCCCACAAACTATGTAGACATGTGCAATCGAGCAATTCGATATGCCAAAGGCCTTGCATTAGCTTTAAAAGTTATAGGCTCGAATTTGATTGACAAAGATTTGAAAGAGGGGAAGTCTGCACTGGACAAATATGAAAAGAATCCTCATATAGATATTCAAAGTATTCTTAGAATAAGCTATGACAGTCTGCAGCACAATGAAAAGGAGATTTTCCTTGACATAGCATGCTTCTTTAATGGAATGAGATTGGATTATGTTAAAAGAATACTAGATGGGTGTGGATTCTACTCAGAAGATGGTATCAGAATATTAATTGATAAATCTCTCATAGCTATTGAACATGGTTACTTGAGGATGCATGACTTAATAAAGGACATGGGTAGAGACATTGTTAAGCAGGAGGCACCAAAAGAAGCCGGCGAACGAAGCAGATTATGGTTTCGAGAAGATGTTCTTGAAGTACTAACAAAAAATACA GGAAGTGCTAAAATTGAAGGTATAAAGCTTGATTTGCCAGAAGGGGTTAATTGGAGTGATACTGTctttaagaagatgaagaaacttAGGATTCTTATCGTTCGAAACACGAGTTTCCCATCTTGGCCTATTTATCTGCCGAATCAATTAAAGCTGCTTGATTGGAAGGGATATCCTTCAAAATCCCTTCCACCTGGCTTTTATCCCGAGCAAATTGCTGCCTTCAATTTACGCTTTAGTCTTCTTGTATTGAAAAGGCCATTTCAG AAATTTGATCATTTGACCTACATGAATTTCTCTTGCTGTCAGTCCATCACTAAATTCCCTGATGTGTCTGGAGCAAAAAGTTTAAGAGAATTGATACTTGATCGTTGTAAGAAACTGGTTAAGGTTGATGACTCAATTGGTTTTCTTCCTAACCTTGTTTATTTGAGTGCTTCAGAATGCACTCAACTGAGGAGTTTTCTGCCTCAAATCTCTTTGCCATCTCTTGAATATCTTAGCTTTGACTTGTGTAGTAGACTTGCACATTTCCCAGATATACTGGGAAAGAATGATAAGCCATTAAAAATTTCTCTGAGACATACTGCTTTAAGAGAGCTTTCAGATTCTTTTGCTGAACTTAGTGGACTTGGCTATTTAGATATGACAGGTTGTAAGGAACTAAAATATCTACCAAGTAGCTTGTTTATGTTGCCAAATTTTGTCACCTTAAAAATTGGAGGATGTTCCCAACTTCGAGAATTATTAACAAGTTTCAAAGGAAGGCTTTCTGAAGCAGAGCACCGGCCAAAGTTAGAGACCTTGGATTTTAGCAATGCATGTTTGTCAAATGAAGATCTTCATGTAATTATGCAGAGTTTTCCAAACTTGAAAGACTTAAACGTATTGTCAAACTATTTTGTGTCATGCCCAGAAAGCATTAAAAAGTCTATTTGCTTGAGAAGTCTTGATGTGAGCTACTGCCTTAAGCTTCAAGAAATTCCAGAACTTCCCTCTAACGTTCAAAAATTAAATGCAAGACATTGCAATTCCTTGACAGCAGATACGTCAAGCATGCTATGGTCACAG GTGTGTAAAGAGATAAACAAATTACAAGTCTTGATGCCACAGACAGATATTCCAGATTGGTTCGACTATCGTGATCAAGGCGGAATTCCCATCTTCTGGGCACGTTGCAAGTTCCCTGCTGTGGCTCTAGCATTCATGTTTGGCAAAATGAACTACCAAGAAGTTGAGCTTCACTTGTTTATCGACAGCGAGCATGTAAATGTCCAGCGCCAACACAAGCATACTTTAAATATTGCAGAAAATCATGTTCTTCTGTGTGACCTTCGAGCTTTCTTCAACGATGAGGAATGGGAGAGGCTTGATGCACGCATTGGACATGATAATAACTGGAAGCAAGTTCAGGTGGTGTGTGAACCAGACACAAGCCTAAGAGAATGGGGAGTGTATGTGtacaaaaaagaaacaaacatgaaTGATATCCAATTCACATGTCCATATCCTGAGTCCTCAAAGCTACAATCCTTGCTAGTTATTACAAATACTAAAACCATATCAAGAGAGGATGATATGGAAATAGAAAGTGCAAGGGCTTCTTCAAGCTCAGTTGAAGAGACATCAGCTAGTATTGTACAAGCTTTAGAAGCATCATACTCAAAACATGGTGTGCTACATGTTAATTCAAATAGTTGTGCTCAAACTTGTAGCCTCTGTTGCTCAGCATTACTTTCAAGTTACAGGAGACTGCTTTGCTGTACCTGCAGATGTAGGATTGATGATGATGAGCCTTGTGGAGAAGCACGGATGACAAAGGCGCAGCCAGCGCGACTCATGCTAGATGATAATTTAAATTGTTGTGCTCAATCCTGTAGCCTCTGCTTCTCAGCATTACTTTCAAGTTTCAGGAGACTGCTTTGTGGTATCTGTAGTAGGCTTGATAATGATGAGCCTTATGGAGAAGTAAAGATGACAAAGGCACAGCCAGGGCCAATGATTTCAAGACCACAAGAAGAATCAACTGAAAATGTTGATGAGGAGCGTGTTCCTTCTTCCTTCTCACACAGCCTACAAACTGTGGTGGAAAACTTGAAGAGGCTTACAGCTCCAAGAGAAGACAAAGGTTGGAGCCATGGAGAAGACTGTTATAACTCAGAATTGAGTGATGTTGATTTTGAGGACGATGGGGAAGGAGACTTGGACATGGAAGCATAG